From the Rhizobium brockwellii genome, one window contains:
- a CDS encoding TetR/AcrR family transcriptional regulator — MRYSAEHKQETRTRVIAAAGRVFRQEGYGGAGIDALTKAAGVTNGAFYGHFKSKGEAFRTAVLTGLEELRQGIAALKASQPKDWLTTFVGYYLGYKRTCDLGESCALPSLSPDVMRADDETRSAYTAELKRLIEEVAVGLPEGEIPGQSKTRREDQAILLLAMLSGGVTLARAASDPALSKRIADVIAQAALTAIEPEN, encoded by the coding sequence ATGCGATACAGTGCCGAACATAAGCAGGAGACCCGAACGCGCGTCATTGCCGCGGCTGGACGGGTTTTCAGACAGGAAGGCTATGGCGGCGCGGGCATCGATGCATTGACCAAGGCGGCAGGCGTGACCAACGGTGCCTTCTACGGACATTTCAAGTCCAAGGGCGAAGCCTTTCGCACCGCCGTGCTGACCGGCCTCGAAGAGCTGCGGCAAGGAATTGCGGCGCTAAAGGCCAGTCAACCGAAAGACTGGCTGACGACATTCGTCGGTTACTATCTCGGCTATAAAAGAACCTGCGATCTGGGCGAGAGCTGCGCTCTGCCGAGCCTTTCGCCCGACGTCATGCGCGCAGACGATGAAACACGAAGCGCCTATACGGCAGAACTCAAACGTCTCATCGAGGAAGTTGCGGTCGGCTTGCCGGAGGGTGAGATACCCGGTCAATCCAAAACACGCCGGGAAGACCAGGCGATCTTGCTGCTCGCCATGCTCAGTGGCGGTGTGACCCTCGCCCGCGCTGCTTCCGACCCGGCGCTGTCCAAACGCATTGCAGATGTCATCGCGCAGGCTGCACTGACGGCGATAGAGCCTGAAAACTGA
- a CDS encoding VOC family protein, whose translation MQLANYLFFANGCEEALAFYTECGLGRVTQLKRHDADGMSAATEAMRGKVMHARFEGPDVLFFASDNHDAEPMRGSAHMLIMDDRDSTDSLFARLAEGGKITTPLAVQRWGSYYGKLTDRFGVQWMLDCLA comes from the coding sequence ATGCAGCTTGCCAATTACCTGTTCTTCGCCAACGGCTGCGAGGAAGCGCTTGCTTTCTACACCGAATGCGGGCTTGGCCGGGTCACGCAATTGAAGCGGCACGATGCTGACGGAATGTCCGCTGCCACCGAAGCCATGCGGGGGAAGGTGATGCACGCCCGCTTCGAAGGACCCGATGTTCTCTTCTTCGCCTCGGACAATCATGATGCCGAACCGATGCGAGGCTCCGCCCACATGCTGATCATGGACGACCGCGACAGTACCGACAGCCTCTTCGCACGGCTGGCCGAGGGCGGCAAGATCACGACACCACTCGCCGTCCAGCGATGGGGAAGCTATTATGGCAAGCTCACCGATCGCTTCGGCGTCCAGTGGATGCTCGATTGCCTGGCGTGA
- a CDS encoding SDR family NAD(P)-dependent oxidoreductase has translation MIFDRFRLNGQVALVTGGTRGIGLAIAEALGEAGAKIIITGRSRNTAAEDRLSKAGVDCDFIAADLMKESAADELVAETLSRAGRLDILVNNAGIAIHGDSGEFSDAIWREIMTVNVDTVFRACRAALAPMRRQGGGVILNIGSISGIVSNIPQNQVAYNTSKAAVHMMTKSLASEVAAENIRVNAIAPGYIETDLSRGGIDNPDWFPTWRSMTPMGRVGQPEEVAGAALFLCSAAASYVTGEVLVIDGGYTTR, from the coding sequence ATGATCTTCGATAGATTTCGCCTGAACGGACAGGTGGCGCTGGTGACAGGCGGCACGCGCGGCATCGGGCTTGCCATCGCCGAGGCGCTCGGCGAGGCGGGCGCCAAGATCATCATCACCGGACGAAGCCGTAATACAGCGGCGGAAGACCGGCTTTCCAAGGCCGGCGTCGATTGCGATTTCATCGCTGCCGACCTGATGAAGGAAAGTGCTGCCGACGAACTCGTCGCTGAGACCCTTTCACGAGCAGGACGGCTCGACATCCTCGTCAACAATGCCGGCATCGCCATTCATGGCGACAGCGGCGAGTTCTCCGATGCCATCTGGCGGGAGATCATGACCGTCAATGTCGACACTGTCTTCCGCGCCTGCCGCGCCGCACTCGCTCCCATGCGGCGCCAGGGCGGCGGCGTCATCCTCAATATCGGCTCGATATCGGGCATCGTGTCCAACATTCCCCAGAACCAGGTCGCCTACAACACCTCCAAAGCAGCGGTCCACATGATGACGAAGAGCCTCGCCAGCGAGGTCGCCGCCGAGAACATCCGCGTCAACGCCATCGCCCCGGGCTATATCGAGACCGATCTGTCGCGCGGCGGCATCGACAATCCCGATTGGTTCCCGACCTGGCGCAGCATGACCCCGATGGGACGCGTCGGACAGCCGGAGGAGGTGGCGGGTGCCGCATTGTTCCTCTGTTCGGCAGCGGCAAGTTATGTCACCGGCGAAGTGCTGGTTATCGACGGCGGTTATACGACGCGGTGA